In the genome of Nerophis lumbriciformis linkage group LG32, RoL_Nlum_v2.1, whole genome shotgun sequence, one region contains:
- the ccdc74b gene encoding coiled-coil domain-containing protein 74B isoform X4, translating into MSSNNPPPARHLPQWSRVGRLGMPCPPRRLPANRLQPLHVAPQGDRGGPKTTTAAVGHGDANRRVASLQKNIEFLQQQHKQTLVKLHEEVEYLRRENKGFFLLHNERLMSLFLVDVAELKYKMIMDAPKSNKKGQKNSHVGFGTETQAKGPSQYHMQSVGGCRETLGPFRPKRGSGTSGAQPRQLHTNPSSHPPHASNLRDCELIIQQLYSTNSLQSQEDWCDPASAHSKH; encoded by the exons ATGTCCAGCAATAACCCCCCGCCGGCACGCCACCTGCCACAGTGGAGCCGAGTCGGGCGTCTCGGAATGCCGTGCCCGCCTCGACGTTTACCGGCGAACCGACTGCAGCCGCTGCATGTCGCCCCGCAGGGAGACAGAGGAGGGCCGAAGACAACGACAGCAGCGGTCGGTCACGGCGACGCAAACCGCCGCGTCGCGTCACTCCAGAAGAACATTGAGTTTTTACAGCAACAACACAAGCAAACTCTGGTTAAACTTCACGAAGAAGTGGAATATCTTCGAAGGGAGAACAAAG GCTTCTTTCTTCTCCACAATGAACGCCTGATGTCCCTCTTTCTTGTGGATGTTGCAGAGTTGAAATATAAGATGATCATGGACGCTCCCAAGTCAAATAAAAAAG GTCAGAAAAACAGTCACGTCGGTTTTGGTACAGAAACTCAAGCAAAAGGACCCTCACAGTACCATATGCAAAg TGTGGGAGGTTGCAGAGAAACTCTAGGACCCTTCAGACCTAAACGTGGCTCAGGTACGTCGGGGGCACAGCCTCGACAACTTCACACCAATCCATCATCCCATCCACCGCACGCTTCCAACCTGCGGGATTGTGAGCTCATCATCCAGCAGCTCTACAGCACCAACAGTTTACAGTCTCAAGAA